A genome region from Brassica oleracea var. oleracea cultivar TO1000 chromosome C2, BOL, whole genome shotgun sequence includes the following:
- the LOC106326656 gene encoding probable FBD-associated F-box protein At1g32375 isoform X2: protein MTLVDASSLPASFPSLKNLSLVKMKYPSEEFINKLLASCPVLDDLAVEQCSGDGVTVLAVQIPSLKSLSLRKRPDTDDDEAYGFVIDTPSLLSFDIVDHCGELCVVESYMPEIVYVNLDINYRRPWKMLTSLSSVKELELCLTSSKEYPVGIVFHNLVHLTICTCETEWLNLLLCVLKDSPKLQGLRIEQYHNIRTGEQRSCWKEPSSVPGCVLTSLETLEWVKYEGTEEEKEAAAFIFRNARFLKKATISSSSTDPVKKLEMLKGLSFLSRCSSSCHLTFD, encoded by the exons ATGACTCTTGTGGACGCTTCTTCCTTGCCAGCTTCTTTCCCGTCTCTTAAAAATTTGAGCCTCGTGAAGATGAAGTACCCGAGTGAGGAATTTATCAACAAGCTTTTAGCTAGTTGTCCTGTTCTTGACGACTTGGCTGTGGAACAGTGTAGTGGTGACGGTGTGACCGTTCTCGCTGTTCAAATACCGTCTCTAAAGAGTTTATCATTGCGAAAACGACCAGACACGGATGATGACGAAGCTTATGGTTTTGTGATAGATACTCCTTCTCTGTTGAGCTTTGACATTGTTGATCATTGCGGTGAGCTTTGTGTCGTCGAAAGTTATATGCCTGAGATTGTGTATGTGAATCTCGACATTAATTATCGTCGTCCCTGGAAGATGTTGACTTCTCTTTCTTCAGTCAAGGAGCTCGAGTTATGTTTAACATCCTCAAAG GAATATCCTGTTGGTATTGTCTTCCACAATCTTGTACATTTAACGATATGCACATGTGAGACAGAGTGGTTGAATCTACTTTTGTGTGTGCTCAAAGATTCACCTAAGTTACAAGGCCTCAGGATTGAACAG TACCATAACATTCGAACTGGGGAACAGCGGTCCTGCTGGAAGGAACCAAGCTCAGTTCCTGGATGTGTGTTAACGAGTCTTGAAACTCTGGAATGGGTTAAATACGAAGGAACAGAAGAAGAGAAAGAGGCAGCAGCATTTATTTTTAGAAACGCAAGATTTTTAAAGAAGGCAACTATTTCCTCTTCATCGACGGATCCGGTCAAGAAACTTGAGATGCTCAAAGGGTTGTCATTTCTATCAAGGTGTTCAAGTTCCTGTCATCTGACATTCGACTGA
- the LOC106326656 gene encoding probable FBD-associated F-box protein At1g32375 isoform X1 produces the protein MTLVDASSLPASFPSLKNLSLVKMKYPSEEFINKLLASCPVLDDLAVEQCSGDGVTVLAVQIPSLKSLSLRKRPDTDDDEAYGFVIDTPSLLSFDIVDHCGELCVVESYMPEIVYVNLDINYRRPWKMLTSLSSVKELELCLTSSKVKCYLYCFTIFISLFVLDIVNLFALYFLIMQEYPVGIVFHNLVHLTICTCETEWLNLLLCVLKDSPKLQGLRIEQYHNIRTGEQRSCWKEPSSVPGCVLTSLETLEWVKYEGTEEEKEAAAFIFRNARFLKKATISSSSTDPVKKLEMLKGLSFLSRCSSSCHLTFD, from the exons ATGACTCTTGTGGACGCTTCTTCCTTGCCAGCTTCTTTCCCGTCTCTTAAAAATTTGAGCCTCGTGAAGATGAAGTACCCGAGTGAGGAATTTATCAACAAGCTTTTAGCTAGTTGTCCTGTTCTTGACGACTTGGCTGTGGAACAGTGTAGTGGTGACGGTGTGACCGTTCTCGCTGTTCAAATACCGTCTCTAAAGAGTTTATCATTGCGAAAACGACCAGACACGGATGATGACGAAGCTTATGGTTTTGTGATAGATACTCCTTCTCTGTTGAGCTTTGACATTGTTGATCATTGCGGTGAGCTTTGTGTCGTCGAAAGTTATATGCCTGAGATTGTGTATGTGAATCTCGACATTAATTATCGTCGTCCCTGGAAGATGTTGACTTCTCTTTCTTCAGTCAAGGAGCTCGAGTTATGTTTAACATCCTCAAAGGTAAAATGTTATTTATATTGTTTCACCATCTTCATATCTCTGTTTGTTTTAGATATAGTCAATCTGTTTGCATTATATTTCCTTATTATGCAGGAATATCCTGTTGGTATTGTCTTCCACAATCTTGTACATTTAACGATATGCACATGTGAGACAGAGTGGTTGAATCTACTTTTGTGTGTGCTCAAAGATTCACCTAAGTTACAAGGCCTCAGGATTGAACAG TACCATAACATTCGAACTGGGGAACAGCGGTCCTGCTGGAAGGAACCAAGCTCAGTTCCTGGATGTGTGTTAACGAGTCTTGAAACTCTGGAATGGGTTAAATACGAAGGAACAGAAGAAGAGAAAGAGGCAGCAGCATTTATTTTTAGAAACGCAAGATTTTTAAAGAAGGCAACTATTTCCTCTTCATCGACGGATCCGGTCAAGAAACTTGAGATGCTCAAAGGGTTGTCATTTCTATCAAGGTGTTCAAGTTCCTGTCATCTGACATTCGACTGA
- the LOC106323399 gene encoding uncharacterized protein LOC106323399, with translation MTGLKCSGALEGPRRETNRFNWELLKGRSHKLSDVVEQLRNTREDASEERVCLAMLILVESILLRKSKGGSFPLEYAKNAQDMTYPWGKEAYIVLLKSIQNAVANHLENKSKFELQGYPLVFLLWILESIPLLRNKFSKCVPTVEVPGPTYLCEKYTEVENPSLDRVLQVEADTKLKVHCILPSIPHDPEDDISIEDKYSDELETLKDVTKKGYKLTADDWENRCVDTFETLDALIQMMANKETGQASTPIDEDSVNEKVNRIIEVMEENLKSMKDRMSLLEEENMHLRACVSELEENNNVFPTNVTQQKQWTTGNTKQTNPNEKIFI, from the exons ATGACAGGCTTGAAATGTAGTGGTGCATTAGAAGGACCACGAAGGGAAACAAATAGATTTAATTGGGAATTGCTAAAGGGGCGTAGTCATAAGTTAAGTGACGTGGTGGAACAGCTCAGAAACACAAGAGAAGATGCTTCTGAGGAGAGAGTATGCCTCGCAATGCTCATCCTGGTAGAGAGCATATTATTGCGGAAGAGCAAAGGAGGGAGTTTTCCTTTGGAATATGCGAAAAATGCACAGGATATGACATATCCATGGGGGAAAGAGGCTTACATTGTGCTCCTGAAGTCAATTCAAAACGCTGTCGCGAATCATTTGGAGAATAAATCCAAATTTGAGTTGCAAGGTTATCCTCTAGTATTCCTTCTTTGGATACTAGAGTCGATTCCTTTGCTAAGGAATAAGTTCAGTAAGTGTGTACCAACAGTTGAGGTTCCTGGGCCGACTTACTTGTGTGAAAAATACACTGAGGTAGAGAATCCATCACTTGATAGGGTTTTACAGGTTGAAGCTGATACAAAG CTGAAGGTCCATTGCATACTACCTTCTATTCCTCATGATCCAGAAGATGATATCTCCATTGAAGACAAATATAGTGACGAGCTGGAAACACTGAAAGATGTAACAAAGAAAGGGTACAAGCTTACAGCCGATGACTGGGAAAATAGGTGTGTAGACACATTTGAAACATTGGATGCTCTTATTCAAATGATGGCAAATAAGGAGACTGGCCAAGCTTCTACTCCGATTGATGAGGATTCAGTAAATGAAAAAGTGAACAGGATCATTGAGGTAATGGAGGAGAATCTGAAGAGCATGAAGGATCGAATGTCATTACTGGAAGAAGAAAACATGCATCTTAGAGCCTGTGTGTCAGAGTTGGAAGAAAACAACAATGTTTTTCCCACTAACGTGACACAACAG AAACAGTGGACCACTGGGAACACAAAGCAAACCAACCCAAACGAAAAGATTTTTATTTAG
- the LOC106326617 gene encoding putative B3 domain-containing protein At4g12617, with the protein MARTVECRDKPFDPNNQLNILITLKESDTGSSVTITMPKELVEANLFPWWSKYRCAALSRHNAVQFVDLFDYDSKITTTHTLRRERDGNFKFCGWGSILAKRSFKTGDIIGFWWDKYHDRLNFELLMVA; encoded by the coding sequence ATGGCCAGAACTGTGGAGTGTCGAGACAAGCCGTTTGATCCAAACAACCAATTGAACATCCTGATAACGTTGAAAGAATCAGACACAGGCTCGAGTGTTACGATAACGATGCCCAAAGAGTTGGTAGAAGCCAACTTGTTTCCTTGGTGGAGTAAATATCGTTGTGCAGCATTGTCACGACATAACGCGGTGCAGTTCGTTGATCTGTTCGATTACGATTCAAAGATCACAACAACTCATACCCTGAGAAGAGAACGTGATGGAAATTTCAAGTTTTGCGGTTGGGGTTCCATCCTCGCAAAAAGAAGTTTCAAGACTGGCGATATTATTGGGTTTTGGTGGGATAAATATCACGATAGACTCAATTTTGAACTACTCATGGTTGCTTAG